One Simonsiella muelleri ATCC 29453 DNA window includes the following coding sequences:
- a CDS encoding YihY family inner membrane protein: MKKKIHYSINDYIGFAKFLWKRFDEEIHVLQVASSLTYTSLLTLVPLLTVILVALAMFPMFGNVSEQFIDFINQNIVPSGASAIAQYLNDFRNAASQLTAMSIFMMLLTSLSLVQTIDQTFNRIFRVQETRPMWIQYPIYWLVLMGVPMLVGVSMLLMSEVNMLLHIPSVWKWTSQLLWDIALLYILYRMMPNRHVPYEHALIGAIFTAILFESCKWGFGIYVKNFNSYTLIYGAFAAIPVFLVWLQLLWVILLTGAVLTASLAYFRDDGYLRKPNVPSKLYDIIRILLKLDESRIQSKVLSVEDLRQVVNMDYDSLDNILLQLKKYGFIKSHKNYWLLKKLPTEITILELMSYFIYRPINNDESVNTMLAHLMEPSLHLMEMNLEEFHQKILQYENSRAYLDSY; this comes from the coding sequence ATGAAAAAGAAAATCCATTATTCAATCAATGATTACATTGGTTTTGCCAAATTTTTATGGAAACGATTTGATGAAGAAATTCACGTATTACAAGTAGCAAGCAGTTTGACTTACACATCATTGCTGACACTTGTGCCGCTTCTGACCGTGATTTTAGTGGCATTGGCAATGTTTCCGATGTTTGGCAACGTTAGCGAACAATTTATTGATTTTATTAATCAAAATATTGTTCCGAGTGGCGCATCTGCTATTGCACAATATCTGAATGACTTCCGAAATGCTGCCAGTCAATTGACAGCAATGAGTATTTTTATGATGTTACTCACATCATTATCATTGGTACAAACCATTGACCAAACGTTTAACCGCATTTTTCGTGTCCAAGAAACACGCCCAATGTGGATTCAATATCCGATTTATTGGTTGGTATTGATGGGCGTACCAATGCTGGTGGGTGTAAGTATGTTATTGATGTCAGAAGTCAATATGTTATTGCACATTCCCAGTGTGTGGAAATGGACTTCACAACTTTTGTGGGATATTGCGTTGTTGTACATTTTATATCGCATGATGCCCAATCGCCACGTGCCTTACGAACACGCGTTGATTGGTGCGATTTTTACGGCAATTTTGTTTGAATCGTGCAAATGGGGTTTTGGCATTTATGTAAAAAATTTCAATAGTTACACTTTGATTTATGGCGCTTTTGCGGCAATTCCTGTATTTTTGGTTTGGTTGCAGCTGTTGTGGGTCATTCTGTTGACGGGTGCGGTTTTAACAGCGAGTTTGGCGTATTTTCGTGATGATGGCTATTTGCGAAAACCAAACGTACCATCAAAGCTTTACGATATTATTCGTATATTATTAAAATTAGATGAAAGCCGTATTCAAAGTAAAGTACTAAGCGTGGAAGATTTACGCCAAGTCGTGAACATGGACTACGATTCACTAGATAATATATTGTTACAATTGAAAAAATATGGTTTCATCAAATCGCACAAAAATTATTGGCTACTGAAAAAATTGCCAACTGAAATTACTATTTTGGAATTAATGAGTTATTTTATTTATCGCCCAATCAATAATGATGAAAGTGTTAATACGATGCTTGCGCATTTGATGGAGCCAAGTTTGCATTTGATGGAAATGAATTTGGAAGAATTCCACCAAAAAATCTTGCAATATGAAAATAGTAGAGCATATTTAGACAGTTATTAA